In Akkermansia muciniphila, one DNA window encodes the following:
- the ispF gene encoding 2-C-methyl-D-erythritol 2,4-cyclodiphosphate synthase: MKNMIALTGIGYDIHRFAEVPRPLMLGGVHIPSSRGLDGHSDADVLCHAIADALLGAAGLPDIGYWFPPGDPACKDIPSLDIVAKAVSLIRERGGRIVNVDSSLIAESPRISPYLEQMKGALGTALGISPVRVGIKATTNEQLGSLGRREGIAAFAVASILMPEDPVMP; encoded by the coding sequence ATGAAAAACATGATCGCTTTGACCGGGATCGGGTATGATATCCACCGTTTTGCGGAAGTTCCGCGCCCCTTGATGCTGGGCGGTGTGCATATTCCTTCCTCCCGCGGCCTGGACGGCCATTCCGACGCGGATGTTTTATGCCACGCCATTGCGGATGCCCTGCTGGGCGCTGCCGGGTTGCCGGACATCGGCTACTGGTTTCCGCCGGGCGATCCTGCCTGCAAGGACATCCCTTCCCTGGATATTGTGGCGAAAGCCGTTTCTCTGATCCGGGAGCGCGGCGGCCGCATCGTGAATGTGGACTCGTCCCTTATTGCAGAATCTCCCCGTATTTCCCCTTATTTGGAGCAGATGAAGGGAGCTTTGGGGACCGCTCTGGGAATCTCTCCGGTCCGCGTGGGCATCAAGGCCACTACCAATGAACAGCTTGGCTCGCTGGGCCGCAGGGAAGGCATTGCCGCTTTTGCCGTGGCGTCTATTCTGATGCCGGAGGATCCGGTCATGCCATAA
- a CDS encoding GDP-L-fucose synthase family protein — MNKNSRIFVAGHRGLVGSAIWKSLENKGYSNLIGRTHQELDLEDPAAVREFFDREKPEYVFLAAAFVGGIIANSRYRADFIFRNLQIQQNVIGESFRHGVSKLLFLGSTCIYPREAPQPMKENALLTSPLEYTNEPYAIAKIAGLKMCESFNLQYGTNYIAVMPTNLYGPNDNFHLENSHVLPAMVRKIHLAKCLMEGDWNAVRKDLDMRPVEQVDGTTEEREILAVLDKYGITPGSVELWGTGTPLREFLWSEDMADACVHVMEQVDFSQLQEGGREVRNCHINIGTGKEISIGGLARLIAATEGYRGNLVFNADKPDGTMRKLTDVSRLHSLGWKHRVELEEGVERIYRWYLSRMCAAGN, encoded by the coding sequence ATGAACAAAAACAGCAGAATCTTTGTGGCCGGACACCGCGGCCTCGTTGGTTCCGCCATCTGGAAATCTCTGGAAAACAAAGGCTATTCCAACCTGATTGGACGGACGCACCAAGAACTGGACCTGGAAGATCCTGCGGCCGTCCGGGAATTCTTTGACCGGGAAAAGCCGGAATACGTCTTTCTGGCGGCGGCGTTTGTGGGCGGCATCATCGCCAATTCCCGCTACCGGGCGGACTTCATCTTCCGCAACCTCCAGATTCAGCAGAACGTTATCGGGGAAAGTTTCCGGCATGGCGTATCCAAGCTCCTCTTCCTGGGGAGCACCTGCATCTACCCGCGCGAAGCGCCCCAGCCCATGAAGGAAAACGCCCTGCTTACCTCCCCGCTGGAATACACCAACGAACCTTATGCCATCGCCAAAATAGCGGGGCTGAAGATGTGCGAAAGCTTCAACCTGCAATACGGCACCAACTACATCGCCGTCATGCCTACGAACCTGTACGGCCCCAATGACAATTTCCACCTGGAAAACAGTCATGTGCTGCCCGCCATGGTGCGCAAGATACACCTGGCCAAGTGCCTGATGGAAGGAGACTGGAACGCCGTGCGGAAAGATCTGGATATGCGCCCTGTGGAACAGGTGGACGGAACGACTGAAGAAAGGGAAATCCTGGCCGTGCTGGACAAATACGGCATCACCCCCGGTTCCGTGGAACTGTGGGGTACGGGAACACCCCTGCGCGAATTCCTGTGGAGCGAGGACATGGCGGACGCCTGCGTCCATGTGATGGAGCAAGTGGATTTCAGCCAGTTGCAAGAAGGAGGCAGGGAAGTGCGGAACTGCCATATCAATATCGGAACCGGGAAGGAAATCTCCATCGGCGGACTGGCCCGGCTGATTGCCGCTACGGAAGGCTACCGGGGCAATCTGGTGTTCAACGCAGACAAGCCGGACGGCACCATGCGCAAGCTGACGGACGTCTCCAGGCTGCATTCCCTGGGCTGGAAACACCGGGTGGAGCTGGAAGAAGGAGTGGAACGCATTTACCGGTGGTATCTGAGCCGGATGTGCGCTGCCGGCAACTGA
- a CDS encoding transglycosylase domain-containing protein, with the protein MENRRKRWYDLFGLLPRNLGRLLLWFSLIPIAFIIVLLVYAWRADQYELDEVLAPLENCAAYDRNGQWIGTLTDHDRVYVARNELPDNLVNAFIAREDEDFFEHGGIVYSSIIRSICRNLTTLSYAQGASTITMQLARNCYELGGKTLDRKVLEMAVARRIEGKYSKDEILTAYLNRIYFGQQCYGIAQAADLYFGKKVADLTLAECATLAGLVRGPSIYNPVYSPEAAAKVRNATLERMFECEFITQEQLWQALREPMAVAGKREARPGSYPVLVVSRELGDLDCCDEQEGTSSIFVMTTLDLEFQRMVEDVSEPMLAALESSSVWAGLPKRVDNQLNRCVQAAILCVDSRKGELLAVTGGRSAQDGLDRWQSRVMPGDLFTPIVNLCAVDQRRTVIRSNPEVTGRGVGFNTVIETAQKAGYKGELPRSSDLYTGRFSVPLSHAVNALYLIGNDGLNVSISSVRQVGTTKKNLVMVNAPSPEESRREILPRESAHLVASLPPFRYDERTRKTFVNVKLPGNTGHFSAVMGRYFTVFAWVGFDSPEAAVYEKKGVSAALAKTCSSLAGEVYDRAEEGRRKAVRERRERENAAEQGPQ; encoded by the coding sequence ATGGAAAACAGGCGTAAAAGATGGTATGATCTGTTTGGATTGCTGCCTCGCAATCTGGGCCGTCTGTTGTTGTGGTTCAGCCTCATTCCTATCGCTTTCATCATCGTTCTTCTCGTTTATGCATGGAGGGCGGACCAGTATGAGCTGGACGAGGTTTTGGCGCCGTTGGAAAATTGTGCCGCATATGATCGCAACGGCCAGTGGATAGGCACCTTGACAGATCATGACCGGGTGTATGTAGCGCGCAATGAACTGCCCGATAATCTGGTGAATGCTTTCATTGCGCGGGAAGATGAAGACTTTTTCGAACATGGCGGCATTGTGTACTCTTCCATTATCCGCTCCATTTGCCGGAATCTGACTACGTTGTCCTATGCCCAGGGTGCTTCCACGATTACGATGCAGCTGGCGCGGAATTGTTATGAGCTGGGGGGGAAGACCCTGGATCGCAAGGTTTTGGAAATGGCCGTGGCCCGCCGCATTGAGGGCAAGTATTCCAAGGATGAAATTCTGACGGCTTACCTGAACCGCATTTATTTTGGCCAGCAATGCTATGGGATTGCGCAGGCGGCGGATTTGTATTTCGGCAAAAAAGTGGCGGATCTGACGCTGGCGGAGTGCGCTACCCTGGCCGGTCTGGTGCGCGGACCTTCCATCTACAATCCTGTTTACAGCCCGGAGGCTGCTGCCAAGGTCCGCAATGCGACGCTGGAAAGGATGTTTGAGTGTGAATTCATTACCCAGGAACAATTATGGCAGGCGCTCCGCGAACCGATGGCGGTGGCCGGTAAACGGGAAGCTCGGCCCGGTTCTTATCCCGTTCTGGTCGTTTCCCGCGAGTTGGGAGACCTGGATTGCTGCGACGAGCAGGAGGGAACCTCCAGCATTTTTGTAATGACCACGCTGGATTTGGAATTCCAGCGGATGGTTGAAGATGTAAGCGAGCCTATGCTGGCCGCTCTGGAATCTTCTTCTGTGTGGGCAGGGTTGCCCAAAAGGGTGGACAACCAGTTGAATCGTTGTGTGCAAGCGGCCATATTGTGTGTGGATTCCCGTAAAGGGGAGTTGCTGGCCGTAACAGGGGGACGCTCCGCCCAGGACGGTCTGGACCGATGGCAGTCCAGGGTAATGCCCGGCGATCTGTTCACTCCCATCGTCAATTTATGCGCCGTCGACCAGCGTAGAACCGTTATTCGCAGCAATCCGGAAGTCACTGGCCGCGGGGTAGGTTTCAATACAGTAATAGAAACGGCACAAAAGGCCGGTTACAAAGGGGAACTTCCCCGTTCTTCGGACTTGTATACCGGCAGGTTTTCCGTGCCTCTTTCGCATGCCGTCAATGCCCTGTATCTCATCGGCAATGACGGGCTCAATGTGAGTATTTCCTCCGTCAGGCAGGTGGGCACCACCAAAAAGAACCTGGTGATGGTGAATGCTCCCTCTCCGGAAGAAAGCCGCCGGGAAATCCTGCCTAGGGAATCCGCTCACCTGGTGGCGTCCCTTCCTCCCTTCCGCTACGACGAACGAACCAGGAAAACCTTCGTCAATGTCAAACTTCCGGGAAATACGGGACATTTTTCCGCCGTCATGGGGCGTTATTTCACGGTTTTTGCCTGGGTGGGCTTTGATTCTCCGGAGGCCGCCGTCTATGAAAAGAAAGGGGTTTCCGCGGCGTTGGCAAAAACCTGTTCCTCCCTGGCCGGGGAGGTGTATGACCGTGCGGAGGAAGGCCGCAGAAAAGCTGTCCGGGAACGTCGGGAGCGGGAAAATGCTGCAGAGCAGGGCCCCCAATGA
- a CDS encoding Na+/H+ antiporter NhaC family protein, with product MTSHPDKQNPPPAKASLWALSPLLVFFLLYLVISIAVQDFYAVPVTVAFTAAAVWAVFITRGKSMAERVDLFSSGVANRNILMMIWIFVLAGAFAQAARDMGAIDATVQLTLRLLPDNLLLASVFIASCFISLSVGTSVGTIVALAPVATGLAQATQVSAGMMTAIVVGGAFFGDNLSFISDTTIAATRTQGCSMRDKFQANLKVVLPAALLALACYILLGWNVQSPSTADTSIEWMKVFPYLLVLATALAGIHVMTVLTLGLLATGLIGIGMGYFSFIAWFQAMGSGMTGMGELIIVTLLAGGVLSLIRFNGGIAYIIEKITAHIRSRRGAEFSIAGLVSLANLCTANNTIAIITAGPIAKEISDKFHIPPKRSASILDTFSCLVQGVIPYGAQMLMAAGISQVSPLLIMEYLYYPLILGVCATLAIALPRGGKGRRRKR from the coding sequence ATGACCAGCCACCCGGACAAGCAAAATCCACCCCCCGCCAAAGCCAGCTTGTGGGCGTTAAGCCCCCTGCTGGTTTTCTTCCTGCTTTACCTGGTCATCTCCATAGCCGTACAGGATTTTTACGCCGTCCCGGTAACGGTGGCCTTTACGGCGGCGGCCGTCTGGGCCGTTTTCATTACCCGCGGAAAAAGCATGGCGGAACGGGTGGATCTGTTTTCCTCCGGAGTGGCCAACCGGAACATCCTGATGATGATCTGGATTTTCGTGCTGGCAGGAGCCTTCGCCCAGGCGGCCAGGGACATGGGGGCCATTGACGCTACCGTCCAGCTCACGCTGCGGCTCCTGCCGGACAATCTGCTGCTTGCCAGCGTTTTCATCGCCTCCTGCTTCATCTCCCTCTCCGTAGGAACTTCCGTAGGCACCATTGTCGCCCTGGCTCCCGTAGCCACGGGGCTGGCGCAGGCCACTCAGGTCAGCGCCGGCATGATGACGGCCATTGTGGTGGGAGGAGCATTCTTCGGAGACAATCTTTCCTTCATTTCAGACACCACGATCGCCGCCACCCGTACGCAGGGCTGCTCCATGCGGGACAAATTTCAGGCCAACCTCAAGGTAGTGCTTCCCGCCGCCCTGCTGGCCCTGGCCTGCTACATCCTGCTCGGATGGAACGTGCAGTCCCCCTCCACGGCGGACACCTCCATTGAATGGATGAAAGTATTCCCCTATCTGCTCGTGCTGGCGACGGCCCTGGCAGGAATCCACGTCATGACCGTTCTGACCCTGGGACTCCTTGCCACGGGACTGATTGGAATCGGCATGGGTTATTTCTCCTTCATCGCCTGGTTCCAAGCCATGGGCAGCGGAATGACCGGCATGGGAGAACTGATTATCGTTACTCTGCTGGCAGGCGGCGTGCTGTCCCTCATCCGTTTCAACGGGGGCATCGCGTACATTATCGAAAAAATCACGGCCCATATCCGCAGCAGGCGCGGCGCGGAATTCAGCATTGCCGGACTGGTCTCCCTAGCCAACCTCTGCACGGCCAACAATACGATCGCCATCATCACGGCTGGCCCCATCGCCAAGGAAATCAGCGATAAATTCCATATCCCTCCCAAGCGCAGCGCGAGCATTCTGGACACTTTTTCCTGCCTGGTTCAGGGAGTCATCCCTTACGGGGCTCAAATGCTCATGGCCGCCGGAATCTCCCAGGTCTCCCCCCTGCTGATCATGGAATACCTGTATTATCCCCTGATTCTGGGCGTCTGCGCCACCCTTGCCATTGCGCTGCCCCGGGGAGGAAAGGGAAGACGGCGGAAACGCTGA
- a CDS encoding inositol monophosphatase family protein translates to MRHSLEMTTAIQAAKSAGAFLKKHFYEQKKVDEASQNDIKLELDKLSQKLITEEILSVFPNHAVLGEEGYTGDRNSEYEWIVDPIDGTVNYFYTIPWFCVSIALRRRGEVVLGVIYDPMMDECWHVEKGGIPYMNDHPMHCSRRERMAEAVVFVGHGKTDGSKEKGIERFARIAWQVRKVRNNGSAALALAYIACGRFDAYVESVISIWDVAAGVLLVEAAGGKVVLEPKEDNPEQFAIVAWNGRIPIMEALGE, encoded by the coding sequence ATGAGACACTCACTTGAAATGACCACGGCCATCCAGGCCGCCAAATCCGCCGGAGCTTTCCTGAAGAAGCATTTTTATGAGCAAAAGAAGGTGGATGAAGCCAGCCAGAATGATATCAAGCTGGAGCTGGACAAGCTTTCCCAGAAACTGATTACGGAGGAAATTCTTTCCGTGTTTCCCAACCACGCTGTTTTGGGAGAAGAAGGATACACCGGGGACAGGAACAGCGAGTATGAATGGATTGTAGACCCCATTGACGGGACGGTGAATTATTTTTACACGATTCCCTGGTTCTGCGTCTCCATAGCTTTGCGCCGCCGCGGGGAAGTGGTGCTGGGCGTGATTTACGATCCCATGATGGATGAATGCTGGCATGTGGAAAAGGGCGGGATTCCGTACATGAATGATCATCCCATGCATTGCAGCCGGCGGGAACGCATGGCGGAAGCCGTGGTATTCGTGGGGCACGGCAAGACGGACGGTTCCAAGGAAAAGGGGATTGAACGTTTCGCCAGGATCGCCTGGCAGGTACGCAAGGTGCGCAATAACGGTTCTGCGGCTCTGGCCCTGGCTTATATTGCCTGCGGCAGATTTGACGCCTATGTGGAAAGCGTCATTTCCATCTGGGATGTCGCCGCTGGGGTTTTGCTGGTGGAAGCAGCCGGCGGCAAGGTTGTTTTGGAACCGAAGGAAGATAATCCGGAACAATTCGCCATTGTCGCATGGAACGGCCGCATCCCTATCATGGAGGCGCTGGGAGAGTAA
- a CDS encoding type I phosphomannose isomerase catalytic subunit, whose amino-acid sequence MQPFRFHSIYQPRIWGGQSMRTMLGRELPDRETAYGEAWEISDRPEAMSIVKDGEWAGMPLHRLWEERRQEIFGPGYERFPRFPLLCKILDARENLSVQVHPPERTAAARQGEVKNEIWYVLHATPDARIYGGMKENASLPDIRHAAETGQMEQLISSAHLEPGEHLYIPAGLVHAIGAGHLIAEIQQNSDTTYRLYDWNRTDASGRGRELHLEQALDSIGEFRELCQRPGYLTEMPHFTTKEYRLDKGERFTQPDSSRFAVFTVLHGSVCWDGKTARKGEFILSPAGADAVTAAEAETVLLLTTV is encoded by the coding sequence ATGCAGCCTTTTCGCTTTCATTCCATCTACCAGCCGCGCATCTGGGGCGGCCAGAGCATGAGAACCATGCTGGGACGGGAACTGCCCGACCGGGAAACAGCCTATGGGGAGGCGTGGGAAATCAGCGACCGCCCGGAAGCCATGAGCATCGTAAAAGACGGCGAATGGGCAGGAATGCCCCTGCACCGGCTGTGGGAAGAACGCCGGCAGGAAATTTTCGGGCCCGGCTACGAACGTTTCCCTCGATTTCCCCTGCTCTGCAAAATTCTGGATGCCCGCGAAAACCTTTCCGTCCAGGTGCATCCCCCGGAACGCACGGCGGCAGCCCGGCAGGGAGAAGTAAAAAATGAGATATGGTACGTACTGCACGCAACTCCGGATGCCCGGATTTACGGGGGAATGAAGGAGAACGCCTCACTTCCGGACATCCGTCATGCGGCGGAAACGGGACAAATGGAGCAGTTGATAAGCTCCGCCCATCTGGAACCGGGGGAACATCTTTACATTCCGGCGGGACTGGTTCATGCCATCGGCGCCGGACATCTCATTGCGGAAATCCAGCAGAACAGCGATACCACCTACCGCCTTTATGACTGGAACCGCACGGATGCCTCCGGACGAGGGCGGGAACTGCATCTGGAACAGGCATTGGATTCCATCGGGGAATTCCGGGAACTCTGCCAGCGCCCCGGCTACCTGACGGAAATGCCGCATTTCACCACAAAGGAATACCGTCTGGATAAGGGAGAACGGTTCACCCAGCCGGACTCATCCCGCTTCGCCGTCTTCACGGTTCTCCACGGTTCCGTGTGCTGGGACGGGAAAACGGCCCGGAAGGGCGAATTCATCCTATCCCCGGCAGGTGCGGATGCTGTCACTGCGGCAGAAGCAGAGACTGTTTTACTCTTAACAACGGTTTAA
- a CDS encoding peptidoglycan recognition protein family protein: protein MSNISTIAAYLARFSGQLQPMLEKVQGMDRRTFLLETAALLALTSCSGPSGKAGMAPMISFKPSGVPVVKRSPRQLLAECNVRPMFMPKSSPLRRRSSRMKPRFITMHNTENPSADAMQHARALNNGALRCNWHYTVDPYVTMQHIPLNETGRHADRGGPGDMYSIGIEMCEKRGQSIVKTFDRAAKLAAYNMYAHDIPLRNVVPHYYWTGKRCPHLLLDNGKPGFKWSWFISRVDYYYRCIS from the coding sequence ATGAGCAATATTTCCACCATCGCCGCTTATCTTGCCCGCTTTTCCGGTCAGCTCCAGCCCATGCTGGAGAAAGTCCAGGGCATGGACCGCAGAACTTTTCTGCTGGAAACCGCCGCCCTGCTTGCCCTGACCAGTTGTTCGGGACCTTCCGGAAAAGCAGGAATGGCACCCATGATCTCTTTTAAGCCCTCCGGAGTCCCCGTGGTGAAACGTTCTCCGCGCCAGTTGCTGGCGGAATGCAACGTCCGGCCTATGTTCATGCCTAAATCTTCTCCGCTCCGCCGCCGTTCTTCCCGAATGAAGCCGCGCTTCATCACCATGCACAACACGGAAAACCCGTCCGCAGACGCCATGCAGCACGCGCGCGCCCTGAATAACGGAGCTTTGCGCTGCAACTGGCATTATACAGTAGATCCGTACGTGACCATGCAGCATATCCCCCTGAATGAAACAGGGCGCCATGCGGACCGGGGCGGCCCCGGAGACATGTACTCCATCGGCATTGAAATGTGTGAGAAGCGAGGACAAAGCATCGTCAAAACCTTTGACCGCGCCGCCAAACTGGCGGCCTACAACATGTATGCCCACGATATTCCCCTGCGGAATGTTGTGCCCCACTACTACTGGACCGGCAAGCGTTGCCCCCATCTTCTGCTGGACAATGGCAAACCCGGCTTCAAATGGTCCTGGTTCATCTCCCGCGTGGATTACTATTACCGCTGCATCAGCTGA
- the gmd gene encoding GDP-mannose 4,6-dehydratase codes for MSKIALISGITGQDGSFLAEFLIDKGYEVHGILRRSSSFNTGRIEHLYLDEWVRDMKKNRLVNLHYGDMTDSSSLIRIIQTVQPDEIYNLAAQSHVKVSFDVPEYTAETDAVGTLRMLEAVRILGMEKKCRIYQASTSELFGLVQEVPQKETTPFYPRSPYGVAKQYGFWITKNYRESYGMFAVNGILFNHESERRGENFVTRKITLAAARIAQGMQDKLYLGNLNALRDWGYAKDYVECMWLILQHDKPEDFVIATGEMHTVREFCTLAFREAGIELEWEGEGVEERGRDRKTGNILVEVDPKYFRPAEVEQLLGDPTKAKTLLGWNPTSTPFEELVRIMVRHDMEYVKTPVRF; via the coding sequence ATGAGCAAAATCGCATTAATCTCCGGCATTACGGGTCAGGACGGCTCCTTTCTCGCAGAATTCCTGATTGATAAAGGGTATGAAGTACACGGCATCCTGCGACGGTCCTCCTCCTTCAACACGGGACGCATCGAACACCTTTACCTGGACGAATGGGTGCGGGACATGAAAAAGAACCGGCTGGTCAACCTTCATTACGGAGACATGACGGATTCCAGTTCCCTCATCCGCATCATCCAGACCGTGCAGCCGGATGAAATCTACAATCTGGCAGCCCAGAGCCATGTGAAAGTCAGCTTTGACGTACCGGAATACACGGCGGAAACGGACGCCGTGGGAACCCTCCGCATGCTGGAAGCCGTCCGCATTCTGGGCATGGAAAAGAAATGCCGCATTTACCAGGCCTCCACGTCCGAGCTCTTCGGGCTGGTGCAAGAAGTTCCCCAGAAGGAAACCACGCCGTTTTATCCCCGCTCCCCTTACGGCGTAGCCAAGCAATACGGATTCTGGATCACCAAGAATTACCGGGAATCCTACGGCATGTTCGCCGTCAACGGCATCCTGTTCAACCACGAAAGCGAACGCCGCGGGGAAAACTTCGTTACCCGCAAGATCACGCTGGCGGCGGCCCGCATTGCCCAGGGCATGCAGGACAAGCTTTACCTGGGCAACTTGAACGCCCTGCGCGACTGGGGGTACGCGAAGGATTACGTGGAATGCATGTGGCTGATTCTCCAGCACGACAAGCCGGAAGACTTCGTCATCGCCACCGGGGAAATGCACACGGTACGGGAATTCTGCACGCTGGCCTTCCGTGAAGCCGGAATAGAGCTGGAATGGGAAGGGGAAGGCGTGGAAGAACGCGGCCGCGACAGGAAGACGGGCAATATCCTGGTGGAAGTGGATCCCAAATATTTCCGCCCTGCCGAAGTTGAACAACTGCTGGGAGACCCCACCAAGGCCAAAACCCTTCTTGGCTGGAACCCCACCTCCACGCCGTTTGAGGAGCTCGTGCGCATCATGGTGCGCCACGACATGGAATACGTCAAAACTCCCGTCCGTTTCTGA